GCCCATAATGGAACTAATACCCATGATATGAACGGCAAACACAAACAGTGCCGTATTATCGTTACTATATGTTGTGGATAACGGCGCATAGAAAGTCCAGCCAAACGCAGGGCCTCCACCTTCCATAAATAGTGAGGCAAGCAAGATTGCAAATGCAAAAGGTAAGATCCAAAAACTCCAGTTATTCATTCTTGGCAGTGCCATATCTGGTGCGCCTATCATCATAGGGATCATCCAATTAGCTAAGCCTGTAAAGGCTGGCATAACAGCACCAAACACCATGATCAAACCATGTACTGTCGTCATTTGATTAAAAAAGTGCGGATCAACTAGCTGTAAACCAGGCTGAAAGAGTTCAGCCCGTATCACCATGGCCATGGCCCCACCAATCAAAAACATCACTAAAGAAAAGATTAAATACAGAGAGCCGATTTCTTTATGGTTAGTCGTAAAGAGCCAGCGCTTTATGCCTGTAAGATGCTCTTCATGAGCATGTTCTGAACTTTGAACCTGAGTACTCATGATTACTCTCCTGACGTTTTATCGATAAATGCTTGAACTTGACTAGGCTGAATAACTTCACCTGTATCATTACCCCAGCTATTACGTTTATATGTAATAACAGCCGCAATCTGTTTTACTGAAAGTTGCTTTGCAAACGCCTGCATTGCAGTGCCCGGACGACCATTTAAAAGCACATCTATGTGCTCATCTAAGTCCCCTTTAACAACGGCATTATCTTTAAGGCCAGGAAAAACACCGGGAAGCCCCAACCCTGTAGGTTGATGACATGCAGCACAATAACCCATGTACACAGCTTGACCTTCCGTCATCAGTTCTTCTTTACTTAGAGTTTGTGACAGCAGTGCTTCTGCTTCTTTGGCAGCTTCGGTCTTAGCTAACTGTTGTTCAGTTAACCATTGTTCGAATTTATCAGGTGAGACAGCTTCTACTACAACAGGCATAAAGCCATGGTCTTTACCACACAACTCAGCGCATTGACCGCGGTAAATACCTTCTTCATTTACTTTTGTCCATGCTTCATTGATAAAGCCTGGGTTAGCATCTTTCTTAACTGCAAAATCTGGTACCCACCATGAATGGATAACGTCATCTGACGTCATGAGAAATCTCACTTTTTTATTTGTAGGTATTACCAGCGGTTTATCTACATCCAATAGGTAGGTCTCAGTTTTTTCTTCCTCATTGTTAACCTGAGATAAAGGAGTAGATAAAACAGAAAA
The Pseudoalteromonas phenolica genome window above contains:
- the coxB gene encoding cytochrome c oxidase subunit II, which gives rise to MRISKFAYLLTFLLLSPLTLASSDYNMRKGVTDVSHSVYELHMTIFLICCVIGLIVFSVMFWALIKHRKSKGAVAAQFHESTKVEIVWTAIPFLILVIMAIPATKTLIAMEDTSKADITIKVTGSQWKWHYEYLGHDVDFFSVLSTPLSQVNNEEEKTETYLLDVDKPLVIPTNKKVRFLMTSDDVIHSWWVPDFAVKKDANPGFINEAWTKVNEEGIYRGQCAELCGKDHGFMPVVVEAVSPDKFEQWLTEQQLAKTEAAKEAEALLSQTLSKEELMTEGQAVYMGYCAACHQPTGLGLPGVFPGLKDNAVVKGDLDEHIDVLLNGRPGTAMQAFAKQLSVKQIAAVITYKRNSWGNDTGEVIQPSQVQAFIDKTSGE